A stretch of Arachis hypogaea cultivar Tifrunner chromosome 15, arahy.Tifrunner.gnm2.J5K5, whole genome shotgun sequence DNA encodes these proteins:
- the LOC112748129 gene encoding probable xyloglucan endotransglucosylase/hydrolase protein 6 gives MYMAFFKNPFFLLLSLWALVLSGVCVWGKPVTFLQDFRVTWSDSHIRQIDNQGTAIQLILDRNSGCGFASKSRYMFGRISMKIKLIAGDSAGTVTAFYMSSDTDAIRDELDFEFLGNRSGQPYTVQTNIYAHGKGGREQRVNLWFDPSAQFHTYTILWNHHHIVFYVDEFPIRVYKNDVARGVAYPRMQGMGVYSTLWEADNWATRGGLEKIDWRKAPFYAYYKDFDIEGCQLPGPTSCASNASNWWEGAAYQALTPTQARLYRWVRINHIIYDYCQDKPRFPLGPPPECLS, from the exons atgtacatGGCATTCTTTAAAAAccctttctttttattattatcattatgggCTCTCGTATTATCTGGTGTGTGTGTTTGGGGAAAACCAGTTACATTCCTTCAAGACTTTAGAGTTACATGGTCTGATTCCCACATCAGGCAAATTGATAATCAAGGCACCGCCATACAACTCATTCTAGACCGAAATTCTg GATGCGGATTTGCTTCAAAGAGTAGGTACATGTTTGGGCGTATTAGCATGAAGATTAAGCTCATTGCCGGAGACTCTGCTGGGACTGTGACGGCATTTTAT ATGAGCTCGGACACGGACGCTATAAGGGACGAGCTTGACTTCGAGTTCTTGGGAAACCGTAGTGGTCAACCATACACTGTTCAGACTAACATCTATGCCCACGGCAAAGGGGGTAGAGAACAAAGGGTCAACCTCTGGTTTGATCCTTCCGCCCAATTCCACACTTACACTATTCTCTGGAACCACCACCACATTGT GTTCTACGTGGATGAGTTTCCGATAAGAGTGTACAAGAACGACGTGGCAAGGGGAGTGGCATACCCAAGAATGCAAGGAATGGGAGTGTACTCAACGCTGTGGGAAGCAGATAACTGGGCAACAAGGGGAGGCTTGGAGAAAATTGATTGGAGGAAAGCACCCTTCTATGCATACTACAAGGACTTCGACATTGAAGGCTGCCAACTCCCAGGGCCCACCAGTTGTGCCTCCAACGCAAGTAACTGGTGGGAGGGTGCTGCTTACCAGGCCCTTACTCCCACTCAAGCCCGCTTGTACAGGTGGGTTCGCATCAACCACATTATCTATGATTATTGCCAAGACAAGCCACGATTCCCACTCGGCCCACCACCCGAGTGCCTTTCCTAG